Proteins encoded together in one Jeotgalibacillus aurantiacus window:
- a CDS encoding FUSC family protein has translation MKLGARVLKTGIAIVLALYLAELLSLPSPIFAGIAAAFVVQPTIYRSFVSILEHIQANVIGAAVAVIFVLLFGNHVVVIGFAAVITITIILKLRIETTIGLALVTLIAIMEVQNEDFITFALLRFTAIMLGVLSSFLVNLIFIPPKYETKLFYKISTTTDDMIKWIRLSTRRATEHQLLKKDIEKFKERLIKIDQIYLLYKEERGILKTNSVAKTRKLVVYRQMISTMRRSFDILKRLHRFENDISHVPEALQLIIQEQLDCLMSYHEQLLLRFAGKIKPVNENEQLNHTCMNHKELTDIFMEEVNKARDEDDSSGFHLLHVLSSMLEYEEHLSHLDTLIASMQSYHQDDQEIVLPERDAE, from the coding sequence ATGAAGCTAGGAGCCCGCGTCTTAAAGACGGGAATTGCCATCGTCCTTGCTCTGTATTTAGCTGAACTGCTGTCACTGCCTTCCCCGATCTTCGCCGGAATCGCAGCAGCTTTTGTTGTTCAGCCGACCATATACCGGTCATTCGTTTCCATACTTGAACACATCCAGGCAAATGTGATCGGTGCAGCTGTCGCCGTTATTTTCGTATTGCTTTTCGGAAATCATGTTGTCGTCATCGGCTTTGCTGCAGTCATTACCATCACCATTATTCTTAAACTGCGGATTGAGACAACGATCGGCCTGGCACTCGTGACCCTGATTGCCATCATGGAGGTTCAGAACGAAGATTTCATCACATTTGCTCTATTACGCTTTACAGCCATCATGCTTGGGGTCTTATCATCCTTCTTAGTCAATCTGATTTTCATACCACCAAAGTACGAAACGAAATTATTCTATAAAATTTCTACGACAACAGATGATATGATTAAATGGATCAGATTAAGTACCCGCCGTGCCACTGAGCACCAGCTGTTAAAAAAGGATATTGAAAAATTTAAAGAGCGCCTGATTAAAATTGATCAGATCTACCTTTTATACAAAGAGGAACGCGGAATTCTCAAGACAAATTCAGTGGCGAAAACAAGAAAACTTGTGGTCTACCGCCAGATGATTTCCACTATGCGCAGAAGCTTTGATATCTTAAAGCGACTGCACCGTTTTGAAAATGATATCAGCCATGTGCCTGAAGCCTTACAGCTGATCATTCAGGAACAGCTTGACTGCCTCATGAGCTATCATGAACAGCTGCTCCTTCGTTTTGCCGGTAAAATCAAGCCGGTTAATGAAAATGAACAGTTGAATCATACGTGTATGAATCATAAGGAATTAACGGATATCTTCATGGAGGAAGTGAATAAAGCAAGGGATGAGGATGACAGCAGCGGATTCCACCTGCTACACGTTTTGTCATCAATGCTTGAATACGAAGAGCATTTATCCCACCTCGACACGCTGATTGCCAGCATGCAATCCTATCATCAGGATGACCAGGAAATCGTTTTACCTGAGCGGGATGCGGAATAA